The genomic segment CCGCTGAGCTGGGCTCGTACCGCAGCCGTCAAGCGCTTGTACTTCCCCGTATCGGGCTCCCAATGCCAGGCGTTACGAGTCGCCTTCGGCACCCCGTCGGCTCGTAGCGCCGAGACCGTCGGCCGGCAGGTGGCGCTGAGTGGGATCTCGGGCACCACATGGACCACATCCGGCGGCAGGCCGACGGGCATCGAGGCGAACGCGTCGGTCAGGTCGGCGGTGGTCACGGTCATGCCGTCGCGCAGCGTGATCGCGGTGACGGCGATGGTCCCGCCGGGCACCTCGACGCCGTAGGTGGCGGCGAGGTCGACAGCGGTGATCCGGCTGACGGCGTCGGTGACCGCCTCCGGGAACACCACACCGCGCTCGGTACGGATGAGCAGCGGACGGTTGCCCAGCAGCCAGAAGTCGCCGTCGGAATCTCGGCGGAACACGTACTCGGTGGAGATCCACGTGTCGCCGGCGGCGAACACCCCGCGTTTGACCGACGCGGTCGGATCGATCGGCCCCCACGGCCGGGCCAGCAGCACACCGACCTCGTTGGGTTCGGCGACCGCCACGAATCCGCGGTCGTCTTCCAGGATCAGATCCTCGTCGGCGTCGTAGGCCGCCAACTCCACCTGGCCGCCGCCCGGCAGCGGCCGGCCCTTGCTGCCGATCTTGGCGCCCGCCACATTGGCCAATACAGCCTGACCGTCGGTGGTGGCGAAAAACTCGACGACGTTGGCCGGGCTGAAGGCGTCGACGGTTCGCTGCCACAGCCCGGGCGGCATGCCCGAACCGATGAACAGCCGCACAGGATGGTTACCGCGCAACCGGAAATCTGGGTCGTCCACCACATCACGCAGCATCGTCCAGGTGTAGGAGACGACCGTGACGCCGTACTGCCGGATCTCGGCGAGGAAACGGTCCGGGCGCAGCCCCCGCGACAACGCGATCCGGGTGCCGCCGACCACCGCCCCACCGAGACTGACCAGCAGTCCGGACTGGTGGTGCAGCGGGGTCAGGCAATACACCGTGTCACCACGCCCCAGCGCCGCGGCGGAGGCGGTACCGAACGCCGACAACGCCCAGCGGTAGTTGGTGATCTGCTTGGGCACCAGAACACCGCTGACGGTGCTGAACGCGACGAACGCCAGATCGCGGGCGAAGCCGGGGTTCGGCCGGTACCACCCCGGCAGCGCGACGGCGTCCGGGTCGATCTTCTCCATGTCGATGACGTTGCTGTGCTCGGGCAGGTTCAGGTCACGGCTCTCGCCGCCGCCGAGTACCAGCACCTTGACCGGCAGCTTGCGGGCCGCGTCGAGGTTGCCGGGGTCGGTGATGACCTCGGTGACCCCGCCGATGCGGACGGCCTCGTCGAGGTCGACATCGGGCGGCATGAGCACAGCCACCGCGCCGAGACGCGAGAGCGCGGCGATGGCGACCAGCGCCGAGGGCCGGGTGTCCATGAGGACACCGACGCGCACACCCTGGCGGACGCCGACCGAGATGAGGCCGCGGACCACGTTGTTGATGCGCCGGTTGACCGCCTCGTAGGTGTGCACCCGGCCGTCGAACAGCAGGAACTCGCCGTTGGGAGCCTCGCCGGCCTGCTCGTCGATGATCCGGCCCAGCGAGATGCGGGTGTGGTCGTTGATCTGGCCCAGGCGGGTCAGCCGTGGCAGGGTTCGCGCGGTCTCCACCGCAAGCGTCCGCATCGACTTCCTGGTGTTCACCACCGCGTCGGCCGCACCGCGTGCCAGCGACCAGGCCACTTCCGACGCCTCGGCCATGCTGTGCATCAGGCGCGCCGACAGCGCCACGCCGGAGTCGTCGGGTTCGGCGTCGCTGTCCTGCATGGGTGCGATGTTCGCAGGGCGGGAATCCGCACCGGACAGCCAGCGCACCCAGTCCGCCACCGTCGGCCAGGTCGAGGTGGCCGCCTTCGATCCGACCACCAGGCCGAAGTGCCCGGCGCGGATCATCACCTCGTACACCTCGGCGCCGGGAGCGGCGCGCTTGATGCCCCGCACCGAGGCAGGCTGGCCGATGTCGTCGACCTCGCCGACGAAGGCGAGCACCGGGCAGGTGATATCGGAGAGCGTCACCAACTGACCGTTGATGGCGAAGCCGCCCGACATCATCCGGTTGTGTGCGATGAACTGCTTGAGCAACTCGGAGACCGCGGGACCCGACCAGGCGATCCAGCCCTCGGAGTCCAAGAAGCGGCGCTGCTGTTCGCGCGGCAGCAGCGCGTCCCGGTCGTGCAACTGGCGCAGGAAGTCGATGCGCGCCTTGGCGGTCTTGAGCGGGTCGAGCATCTGAAAGCCGGTGCGCGCCAACCAACCTGGAATGTCAATGCGGTTGAACACGTGGTCGGCCATGAAGTCCGCGGCCACCGCACCGATGTTGGGCGGGATACCCATCGGCAGCGCGGCCAGCGTGTCCACCGGGGAGCCGAACGCGACGATGCTTGCGATGTCCTTGGTGCGCCGGTAGGCCGCGGTCTGGTAGCAGAACATGCCACCCTGCGAGTAGCCGGCCAGGTGGATGCTTTGACCGGTGATGTCCTTGACGGTGTCGATGGCCTCGTTGAGCGCGACGATGTGGTCGGTGAGGTTACGTTCCATGCCGCCCTCGACCTCGTCGGGCGAGCCGAAGTCGATCACCCACGGGTCGATACCCGCCTCGTGCAGGATGCCGACGGCCCCGTCCTCGCGGGTGACGTCCCACATGTTCGCCGACATCATCATCGGATGGACCATGAGGACCGGCGGGCCCGCGGGCTTTTGACCCGGCCTGCTGTCCGGCGGGAAGTAACGCCGCAGCTTGTACATCGGCTTGTCTTCGACGATCTGGAACGGTGACGGCACCACACCGGTCTCCAGACCGCCTAAGCGCAACACCTCGAAACCGTTCTGGGCCGTCGCCATCAGGCGCTCCACAGGCCTGGTGACCGCCGACAAGTTCAGATCCACGGCTCTCCCCTGTCCCACATCGCTGCTGCATAAGGCCCCGACAGCCAGCACATCATGGCACAAGCCCGATCCGCGTCCGTTCGCTTTGGGACCTGACCAGTAGCCTGTTGCCAGTGGCACACCTGCTCGGCGCCGAAGCGCTCCATCTCGAATATCCGACTCAGGTGGTCTTCGAATCCGTGACCGTCGGCGTGAACGACGGCGCCCGCATCGGGATCGTCGGTCGCAACGGCGACGGCAAATCCAGCCTGATGGCGATGCTGACGGGAAGACTCGCCCCCGATTCCGGCCGGGTGACCCAGCGCGGCGGCCTGCGCGTGACCGCCCTCGACCAGGCCGACACCATGCCCCCGCAGAGCACCGTCGGCGAGGTGCTCGTCGGCGACATCCCCGAACACGAATGGGCAGGCAACCCCCGCATCCGCGACGTCGTCGCCGGCCTGGTCGCCGACCTCGACTGGCAGACCCAGGTGGCCGCGCTGTCCGGCGGCCAGCGCCGTCGGGTGCAGCTGGCGGCATTGCTGATCGGCGACTGGGATGTCATCGCCCTCGACGAGCCGACCAACCACCTCGACATCGAAGGCATCACCTGGCTGGCCGAGCACCTCAAGACGCGGTGGGCGCGCAACACCGGCGGCCTGCTGGTGGTCACCCACGACCGTTGGTTCCTCGACGAGGTCGCCAACACCACGTGGGAGGTACACGACGGGATCGTCGAACCGTTCGACGGCGGTTACGCGGCGTATGTGTTGCAGCGCGTCGAACGCGACCGCATCGCCGCCGCCGCGGAGGCCAAGCGGCAGAACCTGATGCGCAAGGAGTTGGCCTGGCTGCGTCGCGGCGCGCCGGCCCGAACGTCAAAGCCGAAGTTCCGCATCGATGCCGCCAACCAGCTGATCGAGGACGTCCCGCCGATCCGCAACGGTGTCGAGCTGGCCAAGCTGGCCACCGCACGGCTGGGCAAGGACGTCATCGACCTGCTCGACGTGTCGGTGACGTATGACGCCAAACCTGTTCTGCGCGATGTGGAATGGCGCATCGGTCCGGGCGAGCGCACCGGCATCGTCGGCGCCAACGGCGC from the Mycolicibacterium crocinum genome contains:
- a CDS encoding acyl-CoA synthetase gives rise to the protein MDLNLSAVTRPVERLMATAQNGFEVLRLGGLETGVVPSPFQIVEDKPMYKLRRYFPPDSRPGQKPAGPPVLMVHPMMMSANMWDVTREDGAVGILHEAGIDPWVIDFGSPDEVEGGMERNLTDHIVALNEAIDTVKDITGQSIHLAGYSQGGMFCYQTAAYRRTKDIASIVAFGSPVDTLAALPMGIPPNIGAVAADFMADHVFNRIDIPGWLARTGFQMLDPLKTAKARIDFLRQLHDRDALLPREQQRRFLDSEGWIAWSGPAVSELLKQFIAHNRMMSGGFAINGQLVTLSDITCPVLAFVGEVDDIGQPASVRGIKRAAPGAEVYEVMIRAGHFGLVVGSKAATSTWPTVADWVRWLSGADSRPANIAPMQDSDAEPDDSGVALSARLMHSMAEASEVAWSLARGAADAVVNTRKSMRTLAVETARTLPRLTRLGQINDHTRISLGRIIDEQAGEAPNGEFLLFDGRVHTYEAVNRRINNVVRGLISVGVRQGVRVGVLMDTRPSALVAIAALSRLGAVAVLMPPDVDLDEAVRIGGVTEVITDPGNLDAARKLPVKVLVLGGGESRDLNLPEHSNVIDMEKIDPDAVALPGWYRPNPGFARDLAFVAFSTVSGVLVPKQITNYRWALSAFGTASAAALGRGDTVYCLTPLHHQSGLLVSLGGAVVGGTRIALSRGLRPDRFLAEIRQYGVTVVSYTWTMLRDVVDDPDFRLRGNHPVRLFIGSGMPPGLWQRTVDAFSPANVVEFFATTDGQAVLANVAGAKIGSKGRPLPGGGQVELAAYDADEDLILEDDRGFVAVAEPNEVGVLLARPWGPIDPTASVKRGVFAAGDTWISTEYVFRRDSDGDFWLLGNRPLLIRTERGVVFPEAVTDAVSRITAVDLAATYGVEVPGGTIAVTAITLRDGMTVTTADLTDAFASMPVGLPPDVVHVVPEIPLSATCRPTVSALRADGVPKATRNAWHWEPDTGKYKRLTAAVRAQLSGTES
- a CDS encoding ABC-F family ATP-binding cassette domain-containing protein codes for the protein MAHLLGAEALHLEYPTQVVFESVTVGVNDGARIGIVGRNGDGKSSLMAMLTGRLAPDSGRVTQRGGLRVTALDQADTMPPQSTVGEVLVGDIPEHEWAGNPRIRDVVAGLVADLDWQTQVAALSGGQRRRVQLAALLIGDWDVIALDEPTNHLDIEGITWLAEHLKTRWARNTGGLLVVTHDRWFLDEVANTTWEVHDGIVEPFDGGYAAYVLQRVERDRIAAAAEAKRQNLMRKELAWLRRGAPARTSKPKFRIDAANQLIEDVPPIRNGVELAKLATARLGKDVIDLLDVSVTYDAKPVLRDVEWRIGPGERTGIVGANGAGKSTLLGLIAGTVHPDSGRVKRGKTVRLAMLDQQSSQLTEIAGDMVREVVGRLKTDYQVDGKDITPTQLLERLGFRREQLSSRVGELSGGQRRRLQLMLTLLEEPNVLVLDEPTNDVDIDMLSATEDLLDSWPGTLIVVSHDRYLLERVTDQQYAILDGHLRHLPGGIDEYLRIKARREVSAGASPQAAQPPTQALSGAELRSVEKEIASLDRALAKLSDRVNAKHVELAEHDQSDHVGLGKLTQQLRELEAEVAEKENRWLELSELVD